The DNA region TCCTGAGCCGGCAGCGCTGGACGGGAGACCAAGTGGCCGAGGGGCAGTACCAGCTGGTGCTGTCACTAGCACCCCTGCCTGGATGCTGGCCGGAGCCAGGACCTCCTTCCAGATGCAGTGAAGAAACCGAGGAGACCGTGTGACTTGGGACAGCGGGCCATGAGTTAAAACACTCCATTATGTACAAAACACATCCTGCACTCGGGCCACACCCTCAGGAGCGCACCTTGGGGAGGGCTGCTTGAGCCAGGCCGCTGGCCGGGCGCCCGGGGGGCTCACGCACCACAGCTCTCCTCCCGGTGGGAGGCCACATCAAGCGCCTCGCGCCGCGGGTGCTTGTGCAGGACCCCAGAGCTCTCGTGAACGTGTCCCGCCCTCCTCCCTGGAGCGCGCCCGCCCCAGGTGAGCACTGGCGCAGACCCCCATGCTGACCTTCACACCCCTTTAAAGGAGCTGCCTGGGCACTCACCTCCTCAGCATGATGTGTCCGCTCTCGGGGGCCTGTTGACTGCGCTGTCCTTGGACTGCAAGATGAAGTGGCCAGCGCAGGAAGCtggcgggcgggggtggggggggaggggggcggctcAGGCCAGACAGGCAAAGACTAAAGCACCCTTCCGGTGCTTACGGCTCCCTCATTCCACAGGTGGGCAGCTAGGGTGGCCAAGGGGAACCTGGGGCAGGGAACCCTGGCAGGATCTGCCCATGAGGCTGCCAGGGGCCCGGGGCCCTCACCACCCTCGAGTCTGGCCTGCAGCCGCCGGGCACGTGTGCTTCCTCTCCTGGGGAGACGGGGTGCCCATCCACCTCGGGCGTGGGGCTCACACTCAGCTCCCCGGAACCGGGTCTCGGGCCTCATGTCGTGGGGGGCGGGGCGCACGTCCAGAGGCGACGCTGGCCTGGCCTCCCCGAGCACAGGAGGGATGGGCGTGGGGCAAGCGTCTACAGTGGACTGAACATGGCTTCTCCAATCTGCAGGGCTGCGGGGAACAGGCCTGACCAGCTGGTAGGGGCAAGGGCGCAGGAAAACGCGGGGAGAGCCCGGGGTCGGGGGGCTGTGTATCTGGGTACCAGGGGAGCCACCCAGagctgtttcctccagtcctggagGAGAATCTGAAAGCCTGAGTACCCTTTCCTGGCTGTCCTGAACCATCGTGGCCCCAAAGTATGGCTCGTGGGCAGTGGCTGTGGTCTGCAGAGTTCCAGCCAACGGAGGCTTGACTGAACTTTATACACGGGGCTGTGGGGGGAATGGGTCTAAGTCCCACATAAATGTCCAAGTCATGggcttggggctgggggcagcccaCTGACAAAGCCCGGAGGGTCAGAAAGGACAATGCAGGGGGAGAGCTCTTGATTTCTGTCCCCCTTCCTGTCTGAGCTGGTCTGGCTGGGAGGTCTGCCTGGACACAGGTGGAAGCATCCTCACCTATGGCCTTCCTACTCCTGGGATGCCCTCCGCCCACGCAAGGGGGCAGTGCAGCATGGGGACCATCTCCCCACAGCGCCCCTTGCTCTGGGGACTGAGGAAAACGGGGTGGGGGACCCCAGGTGATGTGCTTTGATCTCTTGACCCGAAGCATGAAGCCACACTGTGGGTTTTGACCTTGGGCTAGAGAGGGGAGTGGGCTTCCCAGGGGCTGGACTAGAGTCTTCTTGGCTTTAGTTGGGGCGGGCCCTGACCCTGAAGATGGGTGAGCTGGGAGCTCCATTCCTGAGGCTACCTCAGAGGGCTGCCGTGTCTCCACGCAGGCCTTGGGGTCAGGGGTCCCCTGGAGGCTGAGCTACCTgcaagggggagtggggggggagcgggcgtgtgccTGGTGGGCGTGACCACACACCCGGCCTGGCAGGTCCGCCTTCCACTGCATTGGATTTTTCTAGTCTTCAAACCTGTGGCCGTTGTGACCAGGAGGACGGGAGAGCGGGGACGTACCTGCTCCCAGCCCTGCAGGCCTGGCTGGGGGGTCCTCCAAGCACCCTTCCCTCTGACCCAGTGGGTTCCCACGTTGATTTCTCAGAGCCCCGGcctgggagggtgggaagaaCCGACCCACCAggcccaccccttcccctcccctcaaccGTCCGTCCGTCTTCTGGCAAGCGGACGGGGGTCCTCTTCCCACGGAGTTCTGGGGGCCGAGTGTGTTGGTCAGTCTGCCTGGTCCCACCTGCCCCCGCCGGCCGCCACTACCACTTCTCGATGATGTGGCTCATGTAGTCCTCGGTGGGCACGCGGCCGGGCTCCTCGGCGTCCCCCCGCGGCGGCGCCTCCTTGGCCCGGTGCAGCAGGCGCTCCTCGCGGCTCCGGAGGCGCTGCTGCCGGCGCTCCAGCTGCCGCCTGTACTGGTAGCGCTGCTGGAAGAGGTCCCTGGCGTAGTCGTAGAGCTGCACGTCCAGGTCGTTGAGCTCCTCGATGCGCCGGATGGTGTCCTCGCCCACCTCCACGCCGCCCGCCCGCGTGCTGTTGTACTGCATGAAGGGACGGATGAACTTGAGGTTGAACGTCCGCTCGAACAGGTACTGCGTCTTGCGCTGGAACTCGGTCAGGCCGAAGAAGGCCATGCCCCGCAGGTTCTTCTTGGCGCTGTCcagcagcagctgggcccgctTGCCCTCGGGGATGAAGGACAGGTTGTAGCAGCCCACCAGGCTCAGGTCGGCCAGCATGCGCACCTGGCGGTTGCTGGCCAGGTTGTAAGGGCAGTCCATGAACTCCTGCAGCGTGCAGCCCGACCAGTCCGTGCCCTCGTAGCAGGGCGGCAGCTCCTCGGGCGTGGGCGTGCGCCCGTCGCACATGTGCAGCGATGTCTTCCACGTGGCCCCCCGCTGCACGTGCCGCCACTCGCTCAGGTAGCGGGACACGGGGTCTCGCAGCAGGGTGATGTAGTAGAACTTCCTGCAACGAGACGGGGAGCGGGGGGGAGGTGAGGCCGGGGCGTCAGGCAGGGGTGGGGCATGTAGGGACCactggggggtgagggaggggggaggcTGCAGCCCTGAGTCGGATGGCTCTGCTCAGCGCCTATGCTATGCGACCCCCGGGGAGTGGCCTCACCTCTGAGATTAGCCATCACATCTCAGGTCTCCAAAGGGCCACTGCTGAATGAGAAACACGGGTGTGAGATGTGATGTAACCTGCAAAGGTCTCAGGCCACCACCACAATAACGAGCGTGACCGCTGCAGTGCCCTGCAGGGCCCAGCCCTGGTGCCCTCCTGAACCCTGGCCCAGGGTCTCCTCTGGGGCCTTCCCCCGAGCCCCAGGCGTGCCCTCCTGCCTGCTCGCACCTTGGGAGGGGCAACCTGACTTTGCCCTGCAGGGCGTGGAGGAGAGTGGCCCCAGGGTCCACACTACCTGGTACCAGACGTTTAGAGAGCTGTCACAGTGGCAGGCTTGGTGCAGACCAAGGGGCCACTGAAAAGTCACTCACAGTCCCGggctgcacggcaggtctgggccaggGCCTCCCCCTGGGCCCACTCCACCCCAGGCTCCTGCAGAGctccagtgggggaggggcaccagGAGACCACCCAGCCCCCGGGGTGAGCCGTAACTCATAACTTTTATCGTCTCCCAGGAACTGTTCCAACCCCCAAGGAGTTGGGCACCAATGCCACCTCCCCACGCTGTGGGTAAGGGGCATCCATCCGTACCACGGGAGAGCTGACTCAAGGAGGGCTGTGCCCCCTTCTCCTCGCTCCCTTGGGGTGAGAGGCAGCCGGGATGATTCAGGTCCCTGCAGCGTGTGCTGTGATGATCAGCCCCAGTGCCAGGAACTGTGATGGGCCTGGTGGGTGTGGGTCGCCCCAGGGGGGGGTTGCGGCTCTTCTCGGAGCCCCACCTCCAGGGCTGGCAGAGCAGCTGCCTGTGCAGGTGGGGCAGGTCCCAGGCCAAGGGGAACCAGGGCCTGGGGCGAGCAGCCTAGAGTGTCCTCGGAAGTGGGCAGCAGGGGCCCACTGGGTCCCCACACACCACTCCTGGGGGGGTCCATCCCCCCTTCCCCGGCCCCTGCCTGATGGCAACATGGAAGCTGCCCCCACACCGCCCCCTCCTCACCAAGGCCCAACAAGAGCAGCCCTCACACTGCCCTCTGGGAAGCCACGGGGGCACAAGACACGTCGCAGGGTCTGGCAGTGCCCTGATCTGACCGCATCTCCCAGGGGGCAAGGGGACCCTGGGGTGCGGGCATGATAACTAGCAAGGACGAAGGTGACGGGGTACCACTGGGGGTCACCCCAGCCTTAGGGGGGCACATTCAGGAATGGCAGACAGTGGGAGAAGGCCTGGGCAGAGGGCAcccaggaggctgggggagggagtccGTAGGGAGGAGACGGCAGGGTGGGCAGCCTGACTCCTGAGCCCTCCGCGAAGCCTGGGCTCTCCCGTCTGTGCCTCGGGCCCCCGTCAGCTCTCATGCGCCCCGCCCCAGCCCAGGTGCTGACAGCGCGCTCCTGGCCTCTGCAGGCGGTCATGTCCCagccccgggggtggggtgggggtggctggCAGCCCCGATgtgaccccctcccccagctcctgtgGAATGTGCCCTGGTGGCTCTGGCTGCCCCTGGGAGAAGAACAAAGGCCCACCTGTGccctcccagctcctctctgACCACTGGGACCGCCCCACCCCCCGCTTGCTGGCTCCCAAGAAgacaccccagggcctttgcacgaaCTCTGTCCTCCCTCTATTTCATCAGCTGACTCTGACTCATACCCTAGACCTCAGCCAGAACCACTTCCCAGGGAAGCCTCGTCCTGCAGACACGGCTCCCTCTTGGGCTTCTGTCACAGTGGTAACTTTCCACTGACCTCTCAGCTCACCCTGCGGTAGGGAGGGGGCGGCGGGGAGCTGGTTCCTGTGTGTGTGCCAAGCAGGGCCGTGGTGCCTCTCTGGGGACAAGACTGGGAGGGGCCAGATGGTCCAAGACAGAAGGTGCCTCGGGGCAGGCCCCTCACACAGCACCTTCAGCCCCCGGTGGAGGAAATCAAGCCTTGAGAGGTTAGGCAGCTACCTGGAGGCCCCCAGTGGCTTCAGCACTGGGGTAGGGCGGGAGGCCAGGCCCCTCTCTGCAGACCCTGGTTAGTGGACTGGTACGGGTGACAGAGACCTTCAACACAGCCAGGACGAGGAGGTCAGTTCATCCCAGGGCCAGCCTTCTAGAGACCTAGTATATGACATTGATAAATCCTGACCACGACAACTGCTTCTAAAGAGGCCACgacagacaggcagacacagAGCTACACCTAGAATCGCGCGTGGACAAACAGTGCTGCGTGCGGGCTGCTGCCGCACACCGTGCCCACTGCTGAGCCCAGCTGGTCCCTTGTCCCGTCCTCGGCCCTCCCCACCCCGTGTGCACACGGGCAGGCCAGCGTGGTAGCTCCTCCTGGACACAGAAAACCAGAGTATGACGTGTCAGCGGACAAAGATTTGTCTACGTGGCCCCACCGAAGCCACTCGGGGTTCAACCTGGTTGCAAGGTGACCTCTGATGGCAAGAACTCACGGTGCACAGCGCGGCACCAGCGCCCGCCCCAGCGTCTGTGTCCCCACAGGCCTCTGCAGTCGCGTAGGCCTAGAGCCCTGCGTCAGCACTTGTCACCGCCCACCACGAGGGCAGGCTTGGAGAAGCCCAGCTGCCCCCCAGACCCTCACGGATCTCAATGCACCCTTGAGAGGGGGACGGGGCCGCTAGCCCTCCTGCGGCGTGCCGGAGCCAGAGCCGACTGAGCCCCCTGGGCCCCTGGGCTCACGCTGGCCCCCGCGGCTCCCCTGTGCACCACACGGGTGCTGAGTGGGACGGCCTCGCTCATCGCTGCGGCCCTGGGTGCTGGCCTGGCTGGACAGGAGCAGGGGCTCGCCCGTGGTGACCGGGGCGGTGGTGTTCGGATGGGCCGTGCTGAGCCTTCTCTGTTCAGGACGTTGCCGGGCCCTGGGCCCCCGATTCTGTCCTCCCAACACGGCCTGTGGAGACTAAGGGTCCAGGCAGACCCTAGACCCTGTGTGAGGGGCCAGCGGCCCCCGGTCactgcccagccccagccccgctCCTGCCTGGACGGCACTGGAGGCCCTGTGGGTGCGCACCCCTGACCTTGGGCGGCCTCCTCAGGAGCGCATGCGCCTGACCCCCGGCTCCGCTTGCTGGCCCACCGGCCCTTGCCTGCTCCGCTGTCCTGACACAGCAGGCACCCGTGGCCACAGGCCCGTGCCCCGGCCACCCTCCGTTCAGCACGCCTGCTCCCGTCTCACTCGCTCTGCGCCCCCCTTGCCCGTTAGGCACATCAGCTGACAGGGCAGCTTTCCTGGCCACTGAAGGGGGAGCGAGGGCACTGATCGAAAGTGAGCAGACGGCAGGTGTGGCGGGGGCAGAAGACCCCCCAGACGACCGACTGTCCACGTCCAGGCAGCTCCCTGCCCTGGACGAAACCAGATGTGTGTTCTCTGGAGGCGCTCACGGCTCAGAGACACGAAGAACTGGGCAGGGGGCCAAACGACGGCCGGCACGCTCATGGGGGACCCAGCTTCTGCCCCAGCCTCAGCCCAGAGGAAACGGCAGGGTTTCTGCCCCAGAGCGAAGTTCCCCCTGCACTCACATCTGGGGTCCCCCACAAACAGGGGGCCTTCTGCCTCTCACCCTCCAGCAGGATCTGCCCATCCAGGCCGTCCAACTGCTAACCAACAAGGGTTCCAGAAGGACAGAGAGGACATGGCGGAGGAGATGATGGAAGAAACAATGAGAAGTCAAGCACTTAATTCATCTCGAGCGAAACGGCTCGCCCACTGCCCAGCAAATGAACGTGGAGACCAGACCCAAGATTACGGAGATGACCCATGAAGCACGTGGACAGAAAACCAGAACACGTAACGAGTGGGACTCAACTTCTCTATGGAACACCATATGCCAAGAATCAATGGAGCGATGGCTTCAAAATGCTGACGGGAAATAGACCAACTGTATCTCATACCCAGCCAAGCTTCACACCCGTGAAGGCttgggaaatttattttctgtgaatCCTGCTCTAGGAAGATACTGGAGGATGTATCTCATATagtagatgagaaaaaaaaaaaaaaagtgtgggacACAGAAGCTTGAACCCAGGAGAGATCCCAGATGTCCACTGGGCATCCCGCTGGGTCTGTCAGGAGAAGAGGGACGGGGCTTCCAGAAAGAGGGGCCCAGACAGATGACCTGACAAAACACATcactggtggaaaaaaaaaagcgaacGGTAGGTACATGGCAGATCtttggaatcacctggaaaaaAAGGAGTCTATGAAGATGGAGGACAAAGCAAGTAAAAAgtagggctgggcttccctggtggcgcagtggttgagagtccgcctgccgatgcaggggacgcgggttcgtgccccggtccgggaagatcccacatgccgcggagcggctgggcccgtgagccatggccgctgagcctgcgcgtctggagcctgtgctctgcaacgggagaggccacagcagtgagaggcctgcgtaccgcaaaaaacaaaaaaagaaaaaaaaagaaaaaaaaaaggagggcaaTTGTTAATTCTAGGAAAAACgaaaagttacattaaaaaaaaatgaagtatgttACTAGGCTCAGAAGAAAACAATGGTTTTAGAGACATCATGATATAAACAGTGGTAAGTGATTGAATAAAAACTTGAGCTTTAACTCTCCTTGGAGAATGGGTGGGGTGTGGAGAAGGATAAGGGCAAAAGAACACTTCATCTATCAAAACAGAAAGTACACAGataacatttaaatcaatgaaacaagaaATATCACTATACATGACTCAGAAACATGGAAGTCCATACATGAAGACTACCAAAAAGAGGGGCAAGAGGTCCTTTGGGGAAGCTGGAAAGGCAAAGTAGATCTgttggtttttatcataaaccgcTTGGAGCTATTTGTCTTTAAGCATGTATGAATTCTTGTAACTAAAAACACTAAAACAATGTGGAAACAGGCTTAAAAAGAAACATATGGAGAGATGCTCCCCTTCATTAGTCATCGAGGGAACAGCACACTCCGCCACAACGTGATACCCACTGGAGCAGCAAAACAAAGTGGGGCAAGGCCAACTTCTGACAAATGCTTACCGGGACAGCTGTTGTGGAGCGACTTCACGGGTAGGCGGAGGGTGCACACACGCTCACCCCATGACCCTCACACTCACCACGCCCCCACGAGTCCTCTCCTAGGCACACGTCATGGGGAGGCCTCGCCCATGCACCCTGGGAGATGTGGACAAGACAGTCCACAGCGCTCTGCTGCTGAGAGCCCCAAACATCCACCGCAGAGGCATGCGTACACCAATGGGGTACATTCTTCCAACAGAACACTGCCCAGCAACAGACAGGAACAAACGACAGCGACTCACGGCAGCTCGGGTGAATGTGATGAATAAGATGTTGCAGAAAGAACGCAGATAAGAATATGTAACAGAGTGCAACGATATGGTTTATcaagtttctaaaaataaaacccaagaaaatgcTATTTAGTGATACGTACACACGTACTGAAAACAGTGGCAAGAAAAAGGTGATGAGGGGAAACACAGGAGCCCTCCAGTCAGAGCTTAGCCTTGGTGTCTCGGGGGGCGGTGGCGGGGGAGGCAGGGAATGCGCTAGCCCGTGGTGGCGTCCATGGCACTGATCACGCCCTCGTGCTTAAGGCAGGAGCGAGGGTGCAGGCGTGCATCCTTGGGCTTTATTCCCTATGTACGTTCACGCAACTTCTTTTGTATTTCCCAAACACTGTGTGATAAGGAAAGCAGTGTTAAAACCAAGGTTTTCCAGGGCGGCCTGCGAGGCCCCTGCTGGCCTTGCAGGTGGACCAGCATTCTTGCCAAGCCTGGAGCCTCAGTTCCTCAAAGCGTCTGGTGTCCCCTCCCACCTCTGTGCCAGCCAATTCCAGGTGTCTGCAGCCCTTTCCTTACCCCTGACCCCTTCCTACATGCTCATGTGAGTAGGGAGGGGCTCcacgggggaggggaggacccCCTGGGGGCATCACCTCTGGGGACTGTGAGGGTGGCCAGTCTTCTGGGTCAGTCGGGGCCGCCCTGTGGCGTGTGAACTAACCACATGATGCTGAGCCAGCTGCTCCTGCCTCCGGGAAGGAACCACAGCTCCTCCGGAGCTGGAGCTCCCAGCTGATGGCTGGCTTCCCATCCAGGAG from Lagenorhynchus albirostris chromosome 6, mLagAlb1.1, whole genome shotgun sequence includes:
- the HS6ST1 gene encoding heparan-sulfate 6-O-sulfotransferase 1 isoform X3 — its product is MRRRRAGGRTMVERASKFVLVVAGSACFMLILYQYAGPGLSLGAPGGRAPPDDLDLFPTPDPHYEKKYYFPVRELERSLHFDMKGDDVIVFLHIQKTGGTTFGRHLVQNVRLEVPCDCRPGQKKCTCYRPNRRETWLFSRFSTGWSCGLHADWTELTNCVPGVLDRRDPAALRTPRKFYYITLLRDPVSRYLSEWRHVQRGATWKTSLHMCDGRTPTPEELPPCYEGTDWSGCTLQEFMDCPYNLASNRQVRMLADLSLVGCYNLSFIPEGKRAQLLLDSAKKNLRGMAFFGLTEFQRKTQYLFERTFNLKFIRPFMQYNSTRAGGVEVGEDTIRRIEELNDLDVQLYDYARDLFQQRYQYRRQLERRQQRLRSREERLLHRAKEAPPRGDAEEPGRVPTEDYMSHIIEKW
- the HS6ST1 gene encoding heparan-sulfate 6-O-sulfotransferase 1 isoform X2 — protein: MRRRRAGGRTMVERASKFVLVVAGSACFMLILYQYAGPGLSLGAPGGRAPPDDLDLFPTPDPHYEKKYYFPVRELERSLHFDMKGDDVIVFLHIQKTGGTTFGRHLVQNVRLEVPCDCRPGQKKCTCYRPNRRETWLFSRFSTGWSCGLHADWTELTNCVPGVLDRRDPAALRTPRKFYYITLLRDPVSRYLSEWRHVQRGATWKTSLHMCDGRTPTPEELPPCYEGTDWSGCTLQEFMDCPYNLASNRQVRMLADLSLVGCYNLSFIPEGKRAQLLLDSAKKNLRGMAFFGLTEFQRKTQYLFERTFNLKFIRPFMQYNSTRAGGVEVGEDTIRRIEELNDLDVQLYDYARDLFQQRYQYRRQLERRQQRLRSREERLLHRAKEAPPRGDAEEPGRVPTEDYMSHIIEKCFLRWPLHLAVQGQRSQQAPESGHIMLRSHTVSSVSSLHLEGGPGSGQHPGRGASDSTSWYCPSATWSPVQRCRLRTPALRSR
- the HS6ST1 gene encoding heparan-sulfate 6-O-sulfotransferase 1 isoform X1; protein product: MRRRRAGGRTMVERASKFVLVVAGSACFMLILYQYAGPGLSLGAPGGRAPPDDLDLFPTPDPHYEKKYYFPVRELERSLHFDMKGDDVIVFLHIQKTGGTTFGRHLVQNVRLEVPCDCRPGQKKCTCYRPNRRETWLFSRFSTGWSCGLHADWTELTNCVPGVLDRRDPAALRTPRKFYYITLLRDPVSRYLSEWRHVQRGATWKTSLHMCDGRTPTPEELPPCYEGTDWSGCTLQEFMDCPYNLASNRQVRMLADLSLVGCYNLSFIPEGKRAQLLLDSAKKNLRGMAFFGLTEFQRKTQYLFERTFNLKFIRPFMQYNSTRAGGVEVGEDTIRRIEELNDLDVQLYDYARDLFQQRYQYRRQLERRQQRLRSREERLLHRAKEAPPRGDAEEPGRVPTEDYMSHIIEKCFLRWPLHLAVQGQRSQQAPESGHIMLRSHTVSSVSSLHLEGGPGSGQHPGRGASDSTSWYCPSATWSPVQRCRLRTPALRPSMSSLGGGVRDERTVQAMSL